One Fibrobacter sp. UWB13 DNA window includes the following coding sequences:
- the rsmG gene encoding 16S rRNA (guanine(527)-N(7))-methyltransferase RsmG yields MANSSWSKNSKPRSGASALGKDFIPHMKAPRTEFPLFNGKRVTPSLAGLDKLLHYYGVELQEPTLKQIWEFHQLLRANNDDQDLTRLNAFETMVERHYADCTLINAYVPKWPARMIDVGSGAGFPGIPLKIVNPSIRLTLCEPRPNRINFLNMVIEKMGLKGIDVFGHKVTSRSMTIPVDGVISRAFELMEKTLPRIANSLKVGGRVFFMKGPAVADELKTFYPEDFGYKFIGKHFYTIPNSSQDRALIILERVE; encoded by the coding sequence ATGGCAAATTCTTCTTGGTCCAAAAATTCCAAACCTCGCAGTGGCGCTAGTGCGCTTGGCAAGGATTTTATCCCGCACATGAAAGCTCCGCGTACGGAGTTCCCGCTTTTCAACGGAAAGCGTGTGACGCCTTCGCTTGCAGGGCTCGACAAGCTATTGCATTACTACGGTGTGGAACTCCAAGAGCCGACGCTCAAGCAGATTTGGGAATTCCATCAGCTGCTCCGTGCGAACAACGATGACCAGGATTTGACTCGCCTCAATGCATTTGAGACGATGGTGGAACGCCATTACGCCGACTGTACGCTCATCAACGCTTACGTGCCTAAGTGGCCAGCCCGCATGATTGACGTCGGTAGCGGTGCTGGTTTCCCGGGAATCCCGCTTAAGATTGTGAATCCGTCCATTCGACTTACGTTGTGCGAACCTCGCCCGAACCGCATCAACTTCCTTAACATGGTCATCGAAAAGATGGGTCTCAAGGGAATTGACGTGTTCGGTCATAAAGTCACGAGTCGCAGCATGACCATCCCGGTTGATGGTGTGATTAGCCGTGCTTTCGAACTCATGGAAAAGACGCTCCCGCGCATTGCGAATTCTCTCAAGGTCGGTGGTCGCGTGTTCTTTATGAAGGGTCCTGCAGTAGCCGATGAACTCAAGACGTTCTACCCTGAAGATTTCGGCTACAAGTTTATCGGAAAGCATTTCTACACTATCCCGAACAGCTCTCAGGACCGCGCGCTGATTATTCTTGAACGCGTGGAGTAG
- a CDS encoding epoxyqueuosine reductase QueH, which translates to MDSEKQQPKHNYQVDLDRIIRRLEHTGEVPTLLLHACCAPCSSYTIEYLSQYFKITLFYYNPNIAPAEEYLHRVNEIKRFVAEFKTKYPVTLVEGEYDPKKFYDVARGLEKEPEGGKRCRKCFELRLAESAKLAKELNCDYFTTTLTISPMKDAQVLNDVVQEQCDIYGIKRLPSDFKKKGGYKRSIQLSHEYNLYRQNFCGCVYSMREAEEREAKKERDI; encoded by the coding sequence ATGGATAGCGAAAAACAACAACCAAAGCACAATTATCAGGTCGACCTGGACCGAATCATCCGCAGACTAGAGCACACAGGCGAAGTGCCGACGCTCTTGTTGCATGCGTGCTGTGCACCGTGCAGCAGCTACACGATTGAATACCTTTCACAATATTTCAAGATTACGCTTTTCTATTACAACCCGAACATCGCGCCCGCCGAAGAATACCTGCATCGCGTGAACGAAATCAAACGTTTTGTCGCTGAATTTAAGACAAAGTACCCAGTTACGCTCGTCGAGGGCGAATACGACCCGAAAAAATTCTACGATGTCGCCCGCGGACTCGAGAAAGAACCCGAAGGTGGCAAGCGCTGCCGCAAATGCTTTGAGCTCCGCCTAGCCGAATCGGCGAAACTCGCCAAGGAACTCAACTGCGACTACTTCACGACGACGCTCACCATCAGCCCGATGAAGGACGCCCAGGTGCTCAACGATGTCGTGCAGGAACAATGCGACATCTACGGCATCAAGCGACTCCCGAGCGACTTCAAGAAAAAGGGCGGTTACAAGCGTTCCATCCAGCTCTCGCACGAATACAACCTTTACCGCCAAAATTTCTGCGGGTGTGTCTACTCCATGCGCGAAGCGGAGGAACGCGAAGCGAAAAAAGAGCGTGACATTTAG
- a CDS encoding fibrobacter succinogenes major paralogous domain-containing protein, giving the protein MHRIWIYAIVILGAIVASACSDDVTEAHDEIADTHDDPPSDAIEIIEVNDSTSNKSSSSIYRTTKANLYFSNKVEIKSSSSEPSSSSEEAESSSSSKPAPKSSSSQPKSSSSEPPASSSSEESSSSETPKSSAALRFYDCDQYDCVTMEYLNPDVSYGEMLDKRDNQVYRTLVISNHVWTAQNMNYEIESEENEDVTSWCYDNEPENCKKFGRLYTWEAAKKVCPEGWHLPTEDEWQELIAEHSCDIVIKDGNPPVYRCAGTTLKAIDSWGDGLENTNEYGFSIVAAGIVNSGAFMNKGITGYLWASTTQYESESLATLVIFEYNEDYTRFVLTKPNSGLSVRCVKGAAE; this is encoded by the coding sequence ATGCACAGAATATGGATATACGCAATAGTCATCTTAGGGGCTATCGTCGCTAGCGCATGCAGTGACGATGTTACCGAAGCACACGACGAAATCGCTGATACCCATGACGACCCGCCTTCTGACGCCATCGAAATTATTGAAGTTAACGACAGCACGTCTAACAAAAGTTCTTCCAGCATTTACCGCACCACAAAAGCAAACCTTTATTTTTCAAATAAAGTCGAAATAAAAAGTTCATCAAGCGAACCATCGTCATCGAGCGAGGAAGCCGAATCTTCGAGTAGTTCCAAGCCCGCGCCAAAGTCATCCAGTTCGCAACCAAAGTCCTCAAGCTCGGAGCCGCCCGCCAGTTCGAGCAGTGAAGAAAGTTCTAGTTCCGAGACGCCCAAGTCCAGCGCAGCGCTCCGCTTTTACGATTGCGACCAATACGACTGCGTCACCATGGAATACCTGAATCCAGATGTTTCTTACGGCGAAATGCTCGACAAGCGCGACAACCAGGTTTACCGCACCCTCGTCATCAGTAACCATGTGTGGACTGCGCAAAACATGAACTATGAAATCGAGAGCGAAGAGAACGAAGATGTAACCAGCTGGTGTTACGACAACGAACCTGAAAACTGCAAAAAATTTGGTAGGCTCTATACTTGGGAAGCGGCAAAAAAAGTTTGTCCTGAAGGTTGGCATTTACCCACCGAAGATGAATGGCAGGAACTCATCGCAGAGCACTCCTGCGATATTGTGATAAAAGACGGAAATCCACCCGTATATCGTTGCGCAGGGACAACACTGAAAGCAATTGACAGCTGGGGAGACGGCCTCGAAAACACCAACGAATACGGATTTTCCATCGTTGCCGCAGGGATCGTAAACTCAGGGGCCTTCATGAACAAGGGTATAACGGGCTACCTGTGGGCCTCAACAACACAATATGAATCTGAATCACTCGCAACCCTAGTCATATTTGAATATAACGAAGATTACACAAGATTCGTATTGACAAAACCAAACTCCGGGCTATCCGTCCGTTGCGTCAAAGGGGCCGCCGAGTAA
- a CDS encoding YgiQ family radical SAM protein: MYDPRFLPICKEDLDELGWDYVDVIIISADAYVDHPCFGHAVVGRLLEHEGLRVAILPQPNWRDDLRDFKKLGKPRLFFAISSGMDSMVNHYTAAKRLRSDDAFTPGNKAGFRPDYATYTYAKILKKLYPDVPLLIGGLESSLRRVTHYDYWSNRLKPSILFDTQADILVYGMGEKPLKEIVRLLKKGVPFSSLNSVPQTAYLAPKGNVPKNSKWEDLRLYSYEECLESKRNQIENCRRVDIECNKWFQHRILQDVAEQTVVINPAYPPMEYGELDESFEYPYAREPHPRYKKRGNIPAFDMIKFSINTHRGCFGGCSFCAINAHQGKFIASRSRESILREVEIVTNMEGFAGTITDLGGPSANMYNMRGRDPSRCQKCARASCLTPKICDNMDTHHAEILSLYREVRNHPKVKHLFIGSGVRYDMLLQETDDEELRKDHEEYARELIDYHVSGRLKVAPEHTSDAVLKLMRKPSFTLFHKFKEFFDDECKRIGKKQQLIPYFISSHPGCTEADMAELALETKQLGFQLEQVQDFTPTPMTIATEMFYAEMTPDGKPLFVAKTPEEKANQKQFFFWYIPANRPHLREVLERLKMGKVSRLLLSRTAMAEGKEYFPSKEREENEDFRNREMQKRDERTNALRPKKEKVKNRWRDEGYEPRDNRFSESRDRFEREGERQERRGFHSERRFDDRRDFDRNENRRDFDRNGERRGNVFEDRRGNQQNAPFREHRNIEDKNRFNSGEINLASRRSHGKGFKKPTFKK, encoded by the coding sequence ATGTACGATCCTCGATTTTTACCCATTTGCAAAGAAGACCTGGACGAACTCGGTTGGGATTACGTTGACGTGATCATCATCAGCGCCGACGCTTACGTGGACCACCCTTGCTTTGGGCATGCGGTTGTCGGGCGACTTTTGGAACATGAGGGTTTGCGCGTAGCAATTTTGCCGCAGCCGAACTGGCGCGACGACTTGCGCGATTTTAAGAAGCTCGGGAAACCGCGACTTTTCTTTGCGATTTCGAGCGGCATGGATTCCATGGTGAACCACTACACCGCTGCAAAGCGCCTCCGCAGCGACGACGCCTTTACGCCGGGGAACAAGGCCGGATTCCGCCCCGATTACGCAACTTACACATACGCAAAGATTTTAAAGAAGCTCTACCCCGACGTGCCGCTACTCATTGGAGGTCTCGAATCGAGCCTTCGCCGCGTGACGCATTACGATTACTGGAGCAACAGACTCAAGCCGAGCATTCTTTTCGATACGCAGGCCGACATTCTCGTTTACGGCATGGGCGAAAAGCCGCTCAAAGAAATCGTTCGCTTGCTCAAAAAAGGCGTCCCGTTCTCGAGCCTGAATTCTGTTCCGCAAACTGCCTACTTGGCGCCCAAGGGAAATGTCCCGAAGAACAGCAAGTGGGAAGACTTGCGTTTGTACAGCTACGAAGAATGTTTGGAAAGTAAGAGGAACCAAATCGAAAATTGCCGCAGGGTGGACATCGAATGTAACAAGTGGTTCCAGCACCGTATTCTGCAAGATGTCGCCGAACAGACCGTGGTGATCAACCCCGCGTACCCGCCGATGGAATATGGCGAGCTCGACGAAAGTTTTGAATACCCCTACGCCCGCGAACCGCACCCGCGCTACAAGAAACGCGGCAACATTCCGGCGTTCGACATGATCAAGTTCAGCATCAACACGCACCGTGGCTGTTTTGGCGGTTGCAGTTTCTGCGCCATCAACGCACACCAGGGCAAGTTTATCGCAAGCCGTAGCCGCGAAAGCATTCTGCGCGAAGTCGAAATCGTGACAAATATGGAAGGCTTTGCCGGAACGATTACAGACCTCGGCGGCCCCAGCGCGAACATGTACAATATGCGTGGCCGCGACCCAAGCCGTTGTCAAAAGTGCGCCCGTGCAAGCTGCCTTACGCCCAAGATTTGCGACAACATGGACACGCACCACGCCGAAATCTTGAGCCTTTATCGCGAAGTGCGCAACCACCCGAAAGTGAAACACCTGTTCATCGGAAGTGGTGTCCGTTACGACATGCTCTTGCAAGAGACCGATGACGAAGAACTCCGCAAGGACCACGAAGAATACGCCCGCGAACTCATCGACTACCATGTGAGCGGTCGCTTGAAGGTTGCACCAGAACACACAAGCGATGCCGTTTTGAAATTGATGCGCAAGCCGAGCTTTACGCTGTTTCACAAGTTCAAGGAATTCTTTGACGACGAATGCAAACGCATCGGCAAAAAGCAGCAGCTGATTCCGTACTTTATCAGTAGCCATCCAGGATGCACCGAAGCCGACATGGCTGAACTTGCACTCGAAACAAAGCAATTGGGTTTCCAGTTGGAACAAGTGCAAGACTTTACACCAACGCCGATGACCATTGCGACCGAGATGTTCTACGCCGAAATGACGCCGGACGGAAAGCCGCTCTTTGTCGCAAAAACACCCGAAGAAAAAGCGAACCAGAAGCAGTTCTTCTTCTGGTACATTCCTGCAAACCGCCCGCACTTGCGCGAAGTCTTGGAACGCCTCAAGATGGGTAAAGTCAGCCGCTTGCTGCTGAGTCGTACTGCAATGGCTGAGGGCAAGGAATACTTCCCGAGCAAGGAACGCGAAGAAAACGAAGACTTCCGCAATCGTGAAATGCAAAAACGCGACGAGCGCACAAACGCATTACGCCCGAAAAAAGAGAAAGTCAAGAATCGCTGGCGAGATGAAGGGTACGAGCCGCGTGACAACCGCTTTAGCGAAAGTCGCGACCGCTTCGAACGCGAAGGGGAACGCCAAGAACGTCGCGGATTCCACAGCGAGCGCCGATTTGATGACCGCAGAGATTTCGATCGTAACGAGAATCGCCGAGACTTTGACCGCAACGGGGAACGCCGAGGAAATGTATTCGAAGACCGCCGCGGGAACCAGCAGAATGCGCCGTTCCGCGAGCACCGCAATATCGAAGACAAGAACCGATTCAACAGCGGCGAGATAAACCTCGCCAGCCGCCGTTCACACGGAAAAGGTTTCAAGAAGCCAACGTTTAAGAAGTAA
- a CDS encoding 50S ribosomal protein L11 methyltransferase: MQKIETWYKAEGNCPDEEYEIASYLLFEAGVATLEELDPVTAGRTEFCFYTGDKAERDRIVAEFPQYNFKVTEEPAKDWDKWWRDRAQPVAVSEHLWVRPPWVEFTPEDPEAVVLELEAKTAFGTGEHETTSSCAALMENIDFKGKAVLDIGTGTGILAMFARRKGASLAVGTEIDPLTIPCIAENFERNGFGESDCVLGFLDAFKDGTKFDVILCNMIRSELWPLRDDIEDLLAEGGELIISGQLEVEKDYILKWFDEAGFKVSVERTKGEWWSVLAHS, translated from the coding sequence ATGCAGAAAATTGAAACTTGGTACAAGGCTGAGGGCAACTGCCCCGATGAAGAATATGAAATTGCAAGCTACCTGCTTTTCGAGGCGGGTGTTGCGACGCTCGAAGAACTCGACCCGGTGACCGCTGGCCGCACGGAGTTCTGTTTTTACACGGGCGACAAGGCGGAACGCGACCGCATCGTTGCGGAATTTCCGCAGTACAATTTCAAGGTCACCGAAGAGCCTGCAAAGGATTGGGACAAGTGGTGGCGAGACCGTGCGCAGCCGGTGGCTGTGAGCGAGCACCTTTGGGTGCGTCCACCTTGGGTGGAGTTCACGCCGGAAGATCCTGAAGCGGTTGTCTTGGAACTTGAGGCAAAGACTGCATTTGGTACGGGTGAGCACGAAACGACGAGTAGCTGTGCTGCGCTCATGGAAAATATTGATTTCAAGGGTAAGGCTGTTCTCGACATCGGTACGGGAACGGGCATCTTGGCGATGTTTGCTCGTCGCAAGGGCGCAAGCCTTGCTGTGGGTACGGAAATCGACCCACTCACGATTCCCTGCATTGCGGAAAACTTTGAACGCAATGGTTTTGGTGAAAGCGACTGCGTGCTCGGATTCTTGGATGCTTTCAAGGATGGAACGAAGTTCGACGTGATTCTCTGCAATATGATTCGCAGCGAGCTTTGGCCGCTCCGTGACGACATCGAAGATTTGCTCGCCGAAGGCGGTGAACTGATCATCAGCGGTCAGCTCGAAGTCGAAAAGGATTACATCCTCAAGTGGTTCGATGAAGCAGGTTTCAAAGTCTCCGTCGAACGCACCAAGGGGGAGTGGTGGAGTGTGCTTGCGCACTCCTAA
- a CDS encoding Fic family protein, translated as MTIKPNTIMLYIHQFPDWTRFRFDSPKVLQALGQTRLEEGKLIGIMQICGLKDIEAKLLAEDIVANYAIDGYTLDTASTLAEVELKSKGSQNYIKNYIGAIQNASQPLTEERLFNWHSAMGQNKVLKFREVPSEVQTTIDEKQLHFVGPNPERLQSEMENFLSWFESANIDGVIKAAIAHFWFITIRPFADANGRLARAITAMQLARTENTTHCQYALNKQINNHKSDYFKILARTQAASGDLTEWILWFLQMMRDAIKDSEELFAPEISRIQFRSAHANDTFSAREQQLIDEIMAGRLAQPFTAKEAAALFNASHDTALREIQSLMDKGILETNKKGGRSMRYRLVNS; from the coding sequence ATGACGATTAAGCCGAACACAATCATGCTTTACATCCACCAATTTCCAGACTGGACGCGGTTCCGCTTCGATTCTCCAAAGGTGCTCCAAGCGCTTGGGCAGACACGCCTTGAAGAAGGCAAGCTCATTGGAATCATGCAAATCTGCGGATTGAAGGACATCGAAGCCAAGCTCCTCGCCGAAGACATTGTCGCCAACTACGCCATCGACGGCTACACGTTGGACACGGCAAGCACACTCGCCGAAGTGGAACTCAAAAGCAAAGGTTCGCAAAACTACATCAAGAACTATATAGGCGCCATCCAGAACGCCTCGCAGCCACTCACCGAAGAACGCCTATTCAACTGGCATTCCGCGATGGGTCAGAACAAAGTCTTAAAGTTTCGCGAAGTTCCGAGCGAAGTGCAAACGACCATCGACGAAAAGCAACTCCATTTTGTAGGCCCGAACCCGGAACGCCTCCAAAGCGAAATGGAAAACTTTTTATCGTGGTTCGAAAGCGCAAATATAGATGGGGTGATTAAAGCCGCAATTGCACATTTCTGGTTCATCACGATTCGCCCCTTCGCCGATGCAAACGGCAGACTCGCCCGCGCCATCACGGCCATGCAACTTGCACGCACCGAGAACACGACACATTGCCAGTACGCGCTGAACAAACAAATTAACAATCACAAAAGCGACTACTTCAAAATTCTCGCACGAACACAAGCCGCAAGCGGTGACCTCACCGAATGGATTTTATGGTTCCTGCAAATGATGCGGGACGCCATCAAGGATAGCGAAGAACTTTTCGCTCCTGAAATCAGCCGCATCCAGTTCCGCAGCGCCCACGCAAACGACACGTTCAGCGCCCGCGAACAGCAGCTCATCGACGAAATCATGGCAGGCCGTCTCGCGCAACCATTCACCGCAAAAGAAGCCGCCGCCCTCTTCAACGCAAGCCACGACACCGCCCTCCGCGAAATACAGAGCCTCATGGACAAAGGAATCCTCGAGACGAACAAAAAAGGCGGTCGCAGCATGCGATACCGCCTCGTCAACAGTTGA
- a CDS encoding glutamine synthetase III, whose product MPAAPANVDFYGEDVFNADAMRTYLPKDICEKLLATIDEGVALDPSIAGDVAHAMKRWAMDRGATHFTHWFQPLTGSTAEKHDSFIEPSGGKAIMAFSGKNLIVGEPDASSFPSGGLRSTFEARGYTAWDPTSPAFIKRHGNGATLCIPTAFCSYTGEALDKKTPLLRSLQALSKSTRRLMTCFKAGPKKTTVTLGAEQEYFLIDKRFYLQRPDLYQAGRTIFGATPAKHQQMNDHYFGSIPSRILNFMNDVEKELWKLGIPAKTRHNEVAPAQFELAPLFEEVNLACDHNMLVMETLRNVADRYGLVCLLHEKPFAGVNGSGKHNNWSLSYGKGNLLNPGKDPHQNAVFLTAICAIMYAVDTHADLLRMTCAGAGNDHRLGAHEAPPAIISIYLGDQLTDVIEQLEQGVPKSSKQAGAMKLGSDTLPPLPRDATDRNRTSPFAFTGNKFEFRAPGSSQSCSEPNVVLNTIVAEAFDMISEQLEKLDDKNFHTGLQKILQKIVKEHKRILYNGNGYTEEWVKEAEKRGLPNIRTSMEALKALTKDENIALFEKYGVMNRAEMVSRYEVNVEDYHKRIHIEGEIARDMAKNIILPAVVEAYSKALKTNEMALNQGFPGLDGYAKSLGEGMNRLLAAIDVMEKALGGLHEGIVDAIAALRKEVDGLEKIVPNELWPLPKYREMLFIY is encoded by the coding sequence ATGCCTGCCGCTCCTGCGAATGTCGATTTCTATGGCGAAGACGTTTTCAATGCCGATGCCATGCGCACCTACCTCCCGAAGGACATTTGCGAAAAGTTACTCGCAACGATCGACGAGGGCGTGGCTCTTGATCCGAGCATTGCAGGCGATGTCGCTCACGCTATGAAGCGCTGGGCGATGGATCGCGGCGCAACGCACTTTACGCATTGGTTCCAGCCTTTGACGGGTTCGACGGCCGAAAAGCACGACAGCTTTATTGAACCGTCTGGTGGCAAGGCCATTATGGCTTTCAGCGGCAAGAACTTGATTGTGGGCGAACCGGACGCTTCGAGCTTCCCGAGTGGTGGTTTGCGCTCCACGTTCGAGGCTCGCGGCTATACCGCTTGGGACCCGACTTCTCCGGCTTTCATCAAGCGTCACGGCAATGGGGCGACGCTCTGCATCCCGACGGCATTCTGCAGCTACACCGGTGAAGCTCTCGACAAGAAAACGCCGCTCCTCCGCAGCTTGCAAGCGCTTTCCAAGTCGACTCGCCGCCTCATGACTTGCTTCAAGGCCGGTCCGAAGAAGACGACTGTTACGCTCGGCGCCGAACAGGAATACTTCCTCATCGACAAGAGATTTTATCTGCAACGACCGGACCTGTACCAGGCTGGCCGCACGATTTTCGGTGCAACTCCTGCAAAGCACCAACAAATGAATGACCATTACTTTGGCAGCATCCCGAGCCGCATCTTGAACTTTATGAACGATGTGGAAAAGGAACTGTGGAAGCTTGGCATTCCGGCAAAGACCCGTCACAACGAAGTGGCTCCGGCTCAGTTCGAACTTGCTCCGCTCTTTGAAGAAGTAAACCTCGCTTGCGACCACAACATGCTCGTGATGGAAACGCTTCGCAACGTGGCTGACCGCTACGGTCTCGTATGCTTGTTGCACGAAAAGCCGTTTGCAGGTGTGAACGGTTCTGGTAAGCACAACAACTGGAGCCTTTCTTACGGCAAGGGTAACTTGCTCAATCCGGGTAAGGACCCGCACCAGAATGCCGTGTTCCTCACTGCTATTTGTGCCATCATGTATGCTGTCGATACGCATGCTGATTTGCTCCGCATGACTTGCGCAGGTGCTGGTAACGACCACCGTCTCGGTGCTCACGAAGCTCCTCCGGCAATCATCTCCATTTACCTCGGCGATCAGCTCACGGACGTGATTGAACAGCTCGAACAAGGCGTGCCGAAGTCCAGCAAGCAGGCTGGCGCGATGAAGCTTGGTTCCGATACGCTCCCGCCGCTTCCGCGTGACGCTACGGATCGCAACAGAACTTCGCCGTTTGCATTTACGGGCAACAAGTTTGAATTCCGCGCACCGGGCTCTAGCCAGAGCTGCTCTGAACCGAACGTTGTTCTGAATACGATTGTCGCTGAAGCTTTCGACATGATCTCTGAGCAGCTCGAAAAGCTTGATGACAAGAACTTCCACACGGGCCTGCAAAAGATTCTGCAAAAAATCGTGAAGGAACACAAGCGCATTCTTTACAATGGCAACGGCTACACTGAAGAATGGGTGAAGGAAGCGGAAAAGCGCGGCCTCCCGAACATCCGTACTTCTATGGAAGCGCTCAAGGCTTTGACGAAGGACGAAAATATTGCGCTTTTCGAAAAGTATGGCGTGATGAACCGTGCCGAAATGGTTTCCCGTTACGAAGTGAATGTGGAAGATTACCACAAGCGCATCCACATCGAAGGCGAAATCGCCCGCGACATGGCGAAGAATATCATTTTGCCTGCTGTTGTCGAAGCATACTCCAAGGCTCTCAAGACAAACGAAATGGCTCTCAACCAGGGCTTCCCGGGTCTTGACGGTTACGCCAAATCGCTTGGCGAAGGCATGAACCGCTTGCTCGCCGCAATTGACGTGATGGAAAAGGCGCTCGGTGGACTCCACGAAGGCATTGTCGATGCGATTGCCGCTCTCCGCAAGGAAGTGGACGGCCTTGAAAAGATTGTGCCGAACGAACTTTGGCCGCTGCCAAAGTATCGCGAGATGTTGTTTATTTATTAA
- a CDS encoding sigma-54-dependent Fis family transcriptional regulator, whose product MDIEALENTTFAAIVEKIQKVRKRGELLESIHGILKRNFEAVEAEHQIECQKIRNVIEGIPGELIGNTREMREVSKLVRQIAPTAATVLIRGKAGTGKEYVARSIHELSERKEAPFVALNCDALTEGANSFESELFGFERGAFTGATNRHIGKAEQANGGTLFLDEVADLPLPAQIKLLQFIQEQSFKRLGSNIEQRCNVRLIASTGKNLEAMMQHGTFREDLYYRLNIFQISLPELIQRKTDILLLADHFIEKMNYKYGKKILRLSSPAIDMLMSYHWPGNVRELENCIEHACLATTDVCINAYDLPPTLQTDVTSGTSVLPEGNSPLATLMDSYEREILSEALRRHDGNMSAAGRDLSVSPRMMLYKIRRLGIAASN is encoded by the coding sequence ATGGATATTGAAGCTCTTGAAAACACGACTTTCGCGGCCATAGTCGAGAAAATCCAAAAGGTTCGCAAGCGTGGCGAGCTTTTAGAGAGCATTCACGGGATTTTAAAGAGAAATTTCGAAGCCGTCGAAGCGGAGCACCAAATCGAATGCCAGAAAATCCGTAACGTCATTGAAGGCATTCCAGGCGAGCTCATCGGCAATACGCGCGAAATGCGCGAAGTGAGCAAGCTCGTCCGCCAAATCGCCCCCACCGCCGCAACAGTCCTTATCCGCGGCAAGGCAGGCACCGGCAAGGAATACGTCGCCCGCAGCATCCACGAGCTCTCGGAACGCAAAGAAGCTCCTTTCGTAGCGCTCAACTGCGACGCCCTCACCGAAGGCGCGAACTCTTTCGAAAGCGAACTCTTCGGCTTTGAGCGCGGTGCATTCACAGGCGCCACCAACCGCCACATCGGCAAGGCAGAACAAGCCAACGGAGGCACGCTCTTTCTAGATGAAGTCGCTGACTTGCCGCTCCCCGCACAAATCAAGCTTCTGCAATTTATTCAAGAACAAAGTTTCAAGCGCCTCGGCAGTAACATCGAGCAGCGCTGTAACGTACGCCTTATCGCAAGCACCGGCAAGAATCTCGAAGCCATGATGCAACACGGCACGTTCCGCGAAGACCTTTATTACCGTCTGAACATTTTCCAGATTTCGCTCCCCGAGCTCATCCAGCGCAAGACGGACATTCTGCTTTTAGCAGACCATTTCATCGAAAAGATGAATTACAAATACGGCAAGAAAATTTTGCGCTTAAGCTCACCCGCCATCGACATGCTCATGAGCTACCATTGGCCCGGTAACGTACGCGAACTCGAAAACTGCATCGAACACGCATGCCTTGCGACAACCGATGTCTGCATTAACGCCTACGATTTGCCGCCCACGTTGCAAACCGACGTCACGTCAGGAACGTCCGTACTCCCCGAAGGCAACAGCCCGCTCGCCACGCTGATGGACAGCTACGAACGTGAAATCTTAAGCGAAGCACTCCGCCGTCATGACGGTAACATGAGCGCCGCTGGGCGCGACCTTTCCGTAAGTCCGCGCATGATGCTATACAAAATAAGGCGGCTAGGAATAGCCGCCTCGAACTAA